The Clostridia bacterium genome has a window encoding:
- the dut gene encoding dUTP diphosphatase → MDNNVEVFIEICREGAVLPSYAKPGDAGMDVCAAEDVYIKPGETVIIPTGIKLAIPDGYEIQVRPRSGISLKTPLRITNSPGTIDSGYRDELGIIMSNTSEVLNSSSEEMISIDEKGNKRGTYKIKKGDRVAQIVLQVVPKMKFTVVDSVRDIGNDRGGGFGSTGTR, encoded by the coding sequence ATGGATAATAATGTCGAGGTGTTTATAGAAATATGCAGGGAAGGTGCTGTACTACCCTCTTATGCTAAGCCGGGGGATGCAGGAATGGATGTCTGTGCAGCAGAAGATGTTTACATAAAACCAGGAGAGACTGTTATCATACCTACAGGAATAAAGCTGGCAATACCTGATGGATATGAGATTCAGGTCCGCCCCAGGAGTGGAATATCCCTCAAGACACCTTTAAGGATTACAAATTCTCCCGGAACAATAGACAGTGGGTACAGGGATGAACTGGGAATCATAATGTCGAATACTTCAGAGGTTCTGAACAGCAGCTCTGAGGAAATGATATCCATAGATGAGAAGGGGAATAAACGGGGTACGTATAAAATAAAGAAAGGTGACAGGGTTGCACAAATAGTACTGCAGGTAGTTCCTAAGATGAAGTTTACGGTGGTAGACTCGGTGCGGGATATAGGAAATGACCGTGGTGGTGGGTTTGGATCTACGGGGACAAGATAG